In the genome of Xiphias gladius isolate SHS-SW01 ecotype Sanya breed wild chromosome 18, ASM1685928v1, whole genome shotgun sequence, the window aacacactcatacatacgggcaggcacacacacatgcacgcgctCACTCTCACGCACacgcttgcacacacacatgtactgcAGAggtatccacacacacacacaaacacaaacccacagatAAAATGTAGTGATTGAAAATAGTGAAACCCTGGTAAAATCTAATGGTATCATACATCCACGTCTTGTGTCTgaagtgcagaaaacaaaatgaacctaaaaaaaactaaaatggaGATAAATTCAGATGAATAATGAAAAGCATGCCCATCTTCACTGGTCTAACCCAACTTGAAATGACCACAAACCCAGAGTGTCGCCCTCTATACCCTACCCAAACCCCAATCCCCACCCCTCTACTCCACCCTCACCTACCCCATGCCCTCTTACCCTAATACCCACATCCCCGCCTCAGCCTCATCATCCCCTtggtctccccctctctccccctccctaAACCTCCCTGCTCGATTTTAGGCTTTCCACGCTCCTTTATGTCACAGATGAAGGCCTGGCTGGGAGGAGGAAGCAGGCGGTCGGGGGGAAATGAGCCGGCTGCTGGTTCAGGTTCTGGTCACCACTTATCAAAAACACAATGTCCAGTTCAGAATACAGAGTGAGGACGGGGGGGTAGAGGAGTCTTGTTGTGTGTTGAGGTTGAAGGTCGTGAACCTGTATGTGCGTCGGTTTTTACAGTGGCACTGGGAGAATCATATTATGTGTTAGTCTAGATGTGAGTATTTGGGTTAGTCTTGCGCGATGGTGTGTGAAGACATGGATGGTGGGGGGCAGTGGAGGTGGGGTTGGCGTAGCTCGGGGCCTTGTCCCTCATGTCTCAGCCCGAATTGGAGAAGGGGGCAGAGGCAAGTTTATAGGGCTTGCGTCTTGAGCTCGATGGGCTCCCCACGGGTGTCCTGCTGGATCTCGCCCTCGGGGGGCCGACTGCCCTTCCATGTGGCCAGACGCTCAGCCAGACCCCTCATGCGTGGGAAAAGCATGAAATCGTACAGGAGGGCACCCATGGCACCTCCTATCATAGGCCCGACCCAGTACACCTGCCGGCAACAAACATCAGCGTTAACATTTATGAGTTCACTCATTCAGTCATTTATGATTCCGGTTGAGAGAGACGTGAAAGCTGGGGGGGTGATTGATCTTTTTTAGTGGGATTTCAGGACTTACCCAGTGGTTGAGGAAGTTCCTGAAGAGCACAGCAGGGGCAAAGGACCGAGCAGGGTTCATTCCGGCACCGGTGTAGTacatctgaaaaacaaagcatCTATTACTGTATTGTGTTGCAAAATATTTACACTTATCTCTGTGTATCTGCATGGATTTGCCATTGTTTTTTCCATATGTCTCACCCCCATCAGATGTGCAATGGTGACAGAGAAGCCAATGGAGAGGGCAGCAGATCCCAGACGTCCGTTTCTCCTTTCATCGGTCACAGCGAAGATACACACCACAAGCTGCATCGTGAGGAAAACCTCCACAGTGGTGGCCATTCCCAGGCTGATGCCAGGCTGCAACTGGAAATGCACAGGTtgataaaaatatttgcatcagtcaaacaaattacttgagttgagaaaaaaattatttgaactAATTATAAAtacggtattttttttttcaggtatttttgCAATGGATGGCCTGGTTGGACTCATAAAACATACTTTATTGAACTGAACCTCAAGTGATACCTTTACCATAGTCAACAAATTcctaaactcaaaaataaatgccatgTCATCCCAAAAACTTGTAGCTGTTGTTTTCTGAAACATCAGTATCCTTACCGTGTTCATCGCCATGTTGCCTCTCATGTTGGGCGGTGTGACCCCGTACAGCACAGCGGCCCCAGCTACAGCACCCAAGCACTGGGCGACAATGTAGAAAATGGCGCGGAAAAGAGACATCTGCGAGCCAACAAGGTAGGCAAAGGTGACGGCAGGGTTGATGTGGCCGCCGCTGATGTGGCCAATGGACTGGATGAGGGTGGCAGCTGCCAGCCCAAAGCACAGGGCTACATGAAGGACATGATGAGGCCCGGTGGTCCAGCGCAGGGCAGCGCCCATGCCGAAAAATACGAAGAACATGGTCCCAAAGAACTCTGCGAAGACTGCCCGCCAAAAATTCATGGACCGGAACTCCCACATGATGACTGTTCTCTTGAGGCTCTCCACcagatgaagattttaaaagTGAATCAGGATGAGCCTAGAAAAGGTAAATGTGTACCTTTTCGGTCCTCTTCAAATaccaaaaataaccaaaaaaggATCTCCCTTTTGTAGTCAGCTAACTTGGCTGACCAAAAACACTCAGAGAGTCAgttcaaagacaaaacaggattttagaaagTAAACAGACGAATCCACTTAACAGGTCTTTACCAAGCCGTGAACTGGGTTGTTAAAGTCAACTCAGCTGCGTTCGCTTGCCACCTCTGTCCACCTGTTGCAAAGACATAGGTGTGAGATAATGTGGGAGTATGAGTGTAGATCTCAGGTGGGATGAGTTTTCAAGAGGAGGTGGACATCAATGCTAAAGGGGTATTTCTAAAGAAGAGATGGGGATAGACAGAGTGTCCGGTGGACCTTTTAGCCTCTCTGACGGAGGGGAGAGGGCCAGAGAGGGGCTTTATAACACCCCCCCAGGGGCCCCAGGTGACGCCATAATCCCCCTGTAGGGCCAAGGGGCGGGGGGCGGCAGTGCAGGACATCCTAAATCAAACAAACTTAACCCCTCTGTCGCCCCCCTTTAACAAACCAAGACCAAAAGGCACAGTGTATCTAAGAAGAGAAACAGATAAAGCAAGAAAGAGTGGAAATCCATGAAAGACATTTAAGGGGAGGTAAGAGAAAGAGTCCAAAGGAAGGATTGTACCTTATATTCAAGGGAAAGAGTGGGAAACTAGGAGAAACAGCCAAGCCAAAGAGCAGCAGGAGCTGAGAGGATAAAGTTTTCTTTGGGGCATATGTCATCTGTTGACATATCATAACTGTCATAATCAGGGGACACAAATGCTGATGGACAAGGACAGAAaccacacatgcatgcacaaagacatgcacacaacacacacacatatacacacatgcagataatACAGTTGGGGCCCCGGACGGAAGTGCCCAAAGCTAACAGCGCTGAACTGACCCATACACTGAAATGCCTGACCCTGTGAAACCATTGTCTGTAACAAGCATGTGGGCAACGTATGGACagagacaagacaaaaatacatattaaatcCAGGAACAGAAGCAACAGCTAGCAGAGAATGGTCTTAACTCTGAGATGCTAATGCTACGCCTAAATGCAAAAGCTGTGGCTTAAGTTCAAGATCACATTTATTGCTTCTGTTTACTGTTCTGGAGACACCAACCACTCCGATGAAACCAGCCACTGTTGATGATAATCAGTTATCTTTAAGAGGAGGTAAAGAGAAGTCTCTTTCAGGTGGCAGGGGTCATTGCTGAGGCCTGCAATTACCAACAACTAAAACCTGAACGTGGTATTGCCTCGGAGCTCAGAGCCTTCATTGGCGCTGCTGCACGGCCAACGCCATGTTTTGAAGACATGACTAGGTGAAGAACAGGTAAATCTGGCAAATGTGtgcaaaggagaaaaaaagcaatgcaaagggaaaacagaaaatgaaagtgtggaaaaacagagaggcacGAGCAACGAACCAACAGTTATTTACATAACACAGTGGACTGTGTCGTCTGTTGTGACAGGGGCTTCTAGGAGGTGCTTGGCAGAGGTTTGcaatgtgtgagagtgtgtgtgtctgtgtgtgtgtgtgtatgcgcttgtgtgtgttgcaggaggCAAACAGAGCCCTGaattttccctgtgtgtgtggagctggGTAAAGGGAGAGGTGCATTAGTGCAGCAGGGATGTGGGGGGACGTTGGGGTTACTGAGAAGCACCGGGGCATCGCGCTGACCAGTCGAGAGCCATCACTGTTCAGGGAGGTGAGGGGGGTAGGGGTGATGAAAGCAGAACGCTGTGCTTGCCGTTTTAACTCTCTTTTATACATGTTagaaagaacacacacaatgcaaaatGCTGGCAGCACTGTGGCAGTTATAGCTATTGTGCAtgttatgtgtgtttctgtgtgtgtgtgtgtgtgtgtgtgtgtgtgtgtgtgtgtgtgtgtgtgtgtgtgtgtgtgtgtgtgtgtagtttatTGTAGATCACTGTGTTcatctttgagtgtgtgtgtattcaaatTATGCTGCTATGGTGATAATGATTGCTaacatggttttattttagaaatgctGTCAAATCCTGATCATAGTCTACAATATACATATAATTGTATACATATGTTTTACCtcaaattttaatattaatatgcaATAAATATAGggttcaaatattcattttgaagggtcagttcatccaaatcatttttaaaaaaaaacatatgttcTCACTTACCACTGGGTGTATTGAGTGTactggggtggaggcagaaatctcagagatgaATATTGCTAAACCAAATCCATCTGCATGGCCAAATACCAAAAGACATTGAGAAAATGTGGGGTTATTTTGTAGTTATTTCTATGAAGTTgagtgaactgaccctttaaaatatattttaagacaagACAAATATGGCAACTTATcccaaaaacatgcaaatatgaAAGAAGGTTTCATGAAAGCAGAAGGTGGTGTCTCCCATACACCTAAACATGCATGTACGCACACAAGTCCACTCGTGTCCTTTTCAAATTACAAAGCTTATTTCCACTGAAGGTGTTCTTTCTGTAGAGCCATTACGGAGGTATGAAGGTCCATTTGTTTGTGAATAGGAGCCCTCGGAGAAGAGACAAATGCTAACaggcacagacatgagagagatGTTGGGCCGATTGAGAGCATCATTGAACCTGCAGTGCTGGGAAAGGACCTCTTTAGCATTTCAAAGCATTCGCAAACAGGGGATGCAGCCGAAAATGGTAAACATAaggttgtttttcagcaggatttcAATGAGTTTCCATTATATGTTCTAATGATGTGCAAATGTGAAAGTAACAATACTGGATCTCACAATATTGGCTACACTTCTACATACACTAATGACAGGCACTCGGGACCTCAAGGGTCACATTCAGCCCCTTAAAATGCAGCTTCTCTCCACATGTGCAGTAAAAATAACCAGGGAAGCAAACTCATTtcagccagattttttttttttaaacattaagaaACCTCCAGGAAGTGCTGGTAGTGTTTCAATGCAAGGACACTGAGAGGGTAAACGGTAGAGTTGCGGGCTggacagacaaacagctgaaactgactataaaacagtttaaagctgaggggagctgcagattcaggtgataattctctgtaggttcatcactacatgGGACATCTTTCACATTGTCaccttgtttttatatttatattatatcatattgtCACTTGATAGCCTAcattattatcataaaaatattgattgtagTCATGTTAAGTGTCACTTGTGGCAACACTTGCTGTtattcagcaaaagttacagtTTCTTGCTTttaagggttgtttttttacttcaatATTTTCTACACTATATTTTACAGGGAAActttgtacttttcactccatCACATGTATGTAGTTAGCTTACCAGTGACCAAACATATAAAATATGGT includes:
- the LOC120804250 gene encoding lens fiber major intrinsic protein-like produces the protein MWEFRSMNFWRAVFAEFFGTMFFVFFGMGAALRWTTGPHHVLHVALCFGLAAATLIQSIGHISGGHINPAVTFAYLVGSQMSLFRAIFYIVAQCLGAVAGAAVLYGVTPPNMRGNMAMNTLQPGISLGMATTVEVFLTMQLVVCIFAVTDERRNGRLGSAALSIGFSVTIAHLMGMYYTGAGMNPARSFAPAVLFRNFLNHWVYWVGPMIGGAMGALLYDFMLFPRMRGLAERLATWKGSRPPEGEIQQDTRGEPIELKTQAL